One window from the genome of Diabrotica virgifera virgifera chromosome 6, PGI_DIABVI_V3a encodes:
- the LOC114325307 gene encoding 40S ribosomal protein S19-like, with product MPSVTLKDVDQHKFVKAFSSFLKKTGKLRVPEWVDLVKTSRAKELAPYDPDWYYVRRAAIARHIYNRSPVGVGSVTKIFGSRKRNGTKPSHFCRSAGSIARKALQSLETVKLIEKSADGGRKITQQGRRDLDRIAAQVKAKERKALKASGVLTL from the coding sequence ATGCCGTCTGTAACCTTAAAAGACGTTGATCAACATAAATTTGTGAAGGCTTTCTCCTCCTTCTTGAAAAAAACTGGAAAACTACGTGTTCCAGAATGGGTTGATCTCGTAAAAACATCCAGAGCTAAGGAATTAGCTCCCTACGATCCCGACTGGTACTACGTCAGACGTGCTGCTATTGCTAGGCACATTTACAACAGGTCTCCTGTAGGTGTAGGATCAGTCACAAAAATCTTCGGTTCCCGCAAACGCAATGGAACTAAACCCTCCCATTTCTGCAGATCAGCAGGAAGCATTGCCCGCAAAGCTCTCCAAAGTTTAGAAACAGTTAAGTTGATTGAAAAATCTGCCGATGGTGGTAGGAAAATCACCCAACAAGGTAGGAGAGATCTTGATCGTATTGCTGCACAGGTTAAAGCTAAGGAACGTAAAGCTCTTAAGGCTTCCGGTGTGCTTACTTTGTAA